One region of Mycolicibacterium rhodesiae NBB3 genomic DNA includes:
- a CDS encoding esterase family protein, which produces MEALSLAVSRRVLVASVAVLLLTTMTVLGTATARAFSRPGLPVEYLMVPSAGMGRDIKVQFQSGGPNSPGVYLLDGLRAQEDFSGWDINTAAFEWYLDSGLSLIMPVGGQSSFYSDWYSPACGKAGCSTYKWETFLTSELPSYLAANKGVNPNRNAAVGLSMAGSSALTLAIYYPQQFQYAASLSGFLNLSEGWWPMLVGMSMGDAGGYKSKDMWGESSDPAWKRNDPMVNIGQLVANGTRIWVFAGNGKPADITGTGVAAGDNFNAKFLEGFTLRTNKTFQENYIAAGGKNGVFNFPQAGTHSWEYWGQQLQQMKPDIARVLGATPTP; this is translated from the coding sequence GTGGAAGCGTTGAGCCTGGCTGTATCGCGTCGCGTGTTGGTGGCATCAGTGGCGGTTCTGCTGCTGACCACGATGACCGTCCTTGGCACTGCAACCGCGCGGGCGTTTTCTCGTCCCGGTCTGCCGGTCGAATATCTCATGGTTCCGTCAGCGGGGATGGGACGCGACATCAAGGTTCAGTTCCAAAGCGGCGGCCCCAACTCCCCGGGCGTCTATCTGCTCGACGGCCTTCGTGCCCAGGAGGACTTCAGCGGCTGGGACATCAACACCGCGGCCTTCGAGTGGTACCTCGACTCGGGCCTCTCATTGATCATGCCGGTCGGCGGCCAGTCCAGCTTCTACAGCGACTGGTATTCACCGGCATGCGGCAAGGCAGGCTGCTCCACCTACAAGTGGGAGACCTTCCTCACCTCCGAGCTGCCGAGCTACCTCGCGGCCAACAAGGGCGTCAACCCAAACCGCAACGCGGCGGTGGGCCTGTCGATGGCCGGCTCGTCCGCGCTGACCCTGGCGATCTACTACCCGCAGCAGTTCCAGTACGCGGCATCGCTGTCAGGCTTCCTGAACCTCTCCGAGGGCTGGTGGCCGATGCTGGTCGGCATGTCGATGGGCGACGCGGGCGGCTACAAGTCCAAGGATATGTGGGGAGAGTCGAGCGACCCGGCGTGGAAGCGCAACGACCCGATGGTCAACATCGGCCAGCTCGTCGCCAACGGCACCCGCATTTGGGTCTTCGCCGGCAACGGCAAGCCCGCCGACATCACCGGTACCGGCGTCGCGGCAGGCGACAACTTCAACGCGAAGTTCCTGGAGGGCTTCACGCTGCGGACGAACAAGACGTTCCAGGAGAACTACATCGCCGCGGGCGGCAAGAACGGCGTGTTCAACTTCCCGCAGGCCGGTACGCACAGCTGGGAGTACTGGGGTCAGCAGCTGCAGCAGATGAAGCCCGACATCGCACGGGTGCTGGGCGCCACTCCGACACCATGA